One genomic region from Pseudomonas sp. R5-89-07 encodes:
- a CDS encoding FliM/FliN family flagellar motor switch protein codes for MYLEILLQEQLISRKRLAAFAPGKVLPLAPEVIHCVEVRVNGQLMALGELVQLEDRLGVELHEVYQDWMPHSG; via the coding sequence ATGTACCTGGAAATACTGCTGCAGGAGCAATTGATCAGCCGCAAGCGTCTGGCTGCGTTTGCGCCGGGGAAGGTGTTGCCTTTGGCGCCTGAGGTCATCCATTGCGTGGAAGTACGGGTCAACGGGCAACTGATGGCGCTGGGCGAGTTGGTGCAGTTGGAGGACCGGCTAGGGGTTGAACTGCATGAGGTGTATCAGGATTGGATGCCTCATTCGGGCTAA
- a CDS encoding quinone-dependent dihydroorotate dehydrogenase, producing the protein MYTLARQLLFKLSPETSHDLSLDLIGAGGRLGLNGLVCKAPAKMPVSVMGLQFPNPVGLAAGLDKNGAAIDGFAQLGFGFVEIGTVTPRPQPGNPKPRIFRLPEAEAIINRMGFNNLGVDHLLTRVQAAKYKGILGINIGKNFDTPVERAVDDYLICLDKVYAHASYVTVNVSSPNTPGLRSLQFGDSLKQLLEALRQRQEDLAVRHGKRVPLAIKIAPDMSDEETVLVAQALVDSGMDAVIATNTTLSRVGVEGLAHGDEAGGLSGAPVRDKSTHIIKVLAAELAGRLPIIAVGGITEGKHAAEKIAAGASLVQVYSGFIYKGPALIRESVDAIAALR; encoded by the coding sequence ATGTATACCCTGGCCCGCCAGCTGTTGTTCAAACTCTCCCCGGAAACCTCCCACGATCTGTCCCTGGACCTGATCGGCGCCGGTGGCCGCCTGGGGCTCAATGGCCTGGTATGCAAGGCTCCGGCAAAAATGCCGGTGTCGGTGATGGGGCTCCAATTCCCCAACCCGGTCGGGCTGGCTGCCGGCCTGGACAAGAACGGTGCGGCCATCGACGGGTTTGCACAATTGGGTTTCGGTTTCGTCGAGATCGGCACTGTCACCCCCCGACCGCAACCGGGCAACCCCAAGCCCCGGATCTTCCGCCTGCCGGAAGCCGAGGCGATCATCAACCGCATGGGCTTCAACAACCTGGGCGTGGATCATTTGCTCACGCGGGTGCAGGCGGCGAAATACAAGGGCATCCTCGGTATCAACATCGGCAAGAATTTCGACACGCCGGTGGAGCGTGCGGTGGACGATTACCTGATCTGCCTGGATAAGGTCTACGCCCACGCCAGCTACGTCACCGTCAACGTCAGCTCGCCCAACACCCCGGGCCTGCGCAGCCTGCAGTTCGGTGACTCCCTCAAGCAATTGCTCGAAGCGTTGCGCCAGCGCCAGGAAGACCTGGCGGTGCGCCACGGCAAGCGGGTGCCGTTGGCGATCAAGATCGCGCCTGATATGAGCGATGAAGAAACCGTGCTGGTGGCCCAGGCCCTTGTGGATTCGGGCATGGATGCGGTGATCGCGACCAACACCACCCTCAGCCGCGTAGGCGTCGAAGGCCTGGCTCACGGTGACGAGGCCGGCGGTCTGTCCGGCGCGCCGGTTCGGGACAAAAGCACCCATATCATCAAGGTGCTCGCGGCCGAACTGGCGGGGCGCCTGCCGATCATCGCCGTAGGTGGCATCACCGAAGGCAAGCATGCGGCTGAAAAGATCGCGGCGGGCGCAAGCCTGGTGCAGGTGTATTCCGGCTTCATCTACAAAGGCCCCGCGCTCATTCGCGAATCGGTGGACGCAATCGCCGCCCTGCGCTGA
- the rmf gene encoding ribosome modulation factor: protein MRRLKRDPLERAFLRGYQYGVHGKSRELCPFTLPSVRQAWINGWREGRGDNWDGMTGTAGIHRLNELHAVG, encoded by the coding sequence ATGAGAAGACTTAAGCGTGATCCGTTGGAAAGAGCATTTTTACGCGGATATCAATATGGCGTTCATGGAAAATCCCGTGAGCTTTGCCCATTTACTCTACCGTCGGTACGCCAAGCCTGGATCAATGGCTGGCGAGAAGGACGCGGCGACAACTGGGACGGTATGACTGGCACTGCGGGTATCCACAGACTCAACGAACTTCACGCCGTCGGCTAA
- a CDS encoding transglycosylase SLT domain-containing protein, with protein MSKGWGKALILSALINSNQALAYCWDEVARRYDFEPELLQAIAAVESGYRAQAINYANGNDTHDIGLMQINSSHLPRLLKLGITEERLLNEPCLSVEVGASILAGLVQRFGYNWTAVGSYNVGPGAGPQRDALRMRYAEKVWVRYEALMAHRN; from the coding sequence GTGTCTAAGGGATGGGGCAAGGCCCTGATACTGAGCGCGCTGATTAATAGCAACCAGGCCCTCGCCTACTGTTGGGATGAAGTGGCGCGTCGCTATGACTTCGAGCCGGAGTTGTTGCAGGCCATCGCGGCGGTAGAGTCGGGGTATCGTGCGCAAGCGATCAACTATGCCAACGGGAACGACACGCATGATATCGGTTTGATGCAAATCAACAGCAGTCACTTGCCTCGCTTGCTCAAGCTGGGCATTACCGAAGAACGGCTGTTGAACGAGCCGTGCTTGTCGGTGGAAGTCGGCGCCTCGATTCTTGCCGGGCTCGTTCAGCGTTTCGGCTATAACTGGACGGCGGTGGGTTCCTACAATGTGGGGCCGGGCGCCGGGCCGCAGCGCGACGCATTGCGCATGCGCTACGCCGAAAAAGTCTGGGTACGCTACGAGGCCTTGATGGCTCATCGTAATTGA
- a CDS encoding winged helix-turn-helix domain-containing protein, translating into MAVGIEESPKPLVFAHWTLQGDGRLTNREVDIQLPPKEGRVLRLLLASGGSLMTKDRLLALAWPRGEVADESLTRCIYALRKHLGADKGFIKTVYGKGYRFTCPVQVEDPEPKQVMHLCSACGQVSSV; encoded by the coding sequence ATGGCCGTAGGGATTGAAGAGTCGCCAAAGCCCCTCGTTTTCGCTCACTGGACCTTGCAGGGCGATGGTCGGCTGACAAACAGGGAAGTCGATATTCAACTGCCACCAAAAGAGGGTCGCGTGCTTCGGCTGTTGCTGGCTTCCGGCGGTTCGTTGATGACCAAGGACCGGCTGTTGGCGCTCGCTTGGCCCAGGGGCGAGGTGGCTGATGAGTCATTGACGCGTTGCATTTACGCGTTGCGCAAACACTTGGGAGCCGACAAAGGCTTTATCAAGACCGTATATGGCAAGGGCTATCGATTTACCTGCCCCGTGCAGGTTGAAGACCCTGAGCCAAAGCAAGTCATGCACCTGTGTTCGGCGTGTGGGCAGGTCAGCAGTGTCTAA